A portion of the Hoplias malabaricus isolate fHopMal1 chromosome 1, fHopMal1.hap1, whole genome shotgun sequence genome contains these proteins:
- the hus1 gene encoding checkpoint protein HUS1: protein MKFRAKINDVGCLNHFTRVVNTITKLTKTCVLRLTMDNMYFVLSGKVANGGVSMWCELLQVNFFDEYQLEGVSTEANEICLEVAPENLSRALKTAQNAKTVKIKLTKKHCPCLTLAAELPSLSSVSRIVTHDIPVDIIPRRLWHDFKEPSVPDFDVSIYLPPLKTMKSVVDRMKNLSNYLVVEANLNGEMNLKIETDLVSVTTHFKGLGNPPWSDSASQSQDQSRDVEDMARARVDIRKLQQFLMGQQVNPNKSMCNIVDQRIIHLILLQEDMSLQYFIPAVA from the exons ATGAAGTTTCGAGCCAAGATAAACGACGTGGGATGTCTCAATCATTTCACAC GTGTGGTGAATACCATTACAAAACTCACAAAGACCTGTGTTCTGCGGCTCACGATGGACAACATGTATTTTGTCCTTTCTGGCAAAGTTGCCAATGGTGGAGTCAGTATGTGGTGCGAGTTATTACAG GTGAATTTTTTTGATGAATATCAGTTGGAGGGTGTGTCAACAGAAGCTAATGAAATCTGCTTAGAAGTAGCACCAGAGAATCTATCCAGAGCTTTGAAAACTGCCCAGAATGCCAAGACTGTCAAAATAAAGCTAACAAAGAAGCACTGTCCTTGTCTCACTCTAGCCGCAGAACTG CCTTCATTGTCTTCCGTCAGTCGCATTGTCACCCATGACATTCCTGTGGACATAATTCCTAGACGACTTTGGCATGACTTTAAAGAACCCAGTGTTCCAGACTTTGAT gTTAGCATATATTTACCCCCTCTGAAGACCATGAAGAGTGTGGTGGACAGAATGAAAAACCTTTCCAACTATTTG GTAGTGGAGGCTAATCTAAATGGTGAAATGAATTTGAAGATTGAAACAGACCTGGTGTCTGTGACGACACATTTTAAAGGTCTTGGCAACCCTCCCTGGA GTGACAGTGCCTCACAGAGTCAAGATCAGAGCAGAGATGTTGAAGACATGGCACGTGCTCGTGTGGACATTAGGAAGCTCCAGCAGTTCCTCATGGGACAGCAAGTCAACCCTAACAAATCCATGTGCA ATATTGTTGACCAAAGGATCATTCATTTGATTCTTCTCCAAGAAGATATGTCTCTGCAGTACTTTATCCCAGCTGTGGCATAG